The following proteins come from a genomic window of Amaranthus tricolor cultivar Red isolate AtriRed21 chromosome 14, ASM2621246v1, whole genome shotgun sequence:
- the LOC130800038 gene encoding histone-lysine N-methyltransferase SUVR3 translates to MSTSPPISKRKYEEEEEEAEDSTVTPNFFAIADLILPWLTPQELSSISCTCRTLSLLSKRIATLRSSDASRSFEPLPIPFINPLQFHPHPYAFFLYTPTYLLPSSDFLRQFWGSASLSNPNPQFNFSNYFALGGRGCCCTDKCNEDCSCSVLRGSEVVTECGIGCKCEASCGNRVSQKGVSVRLKIVRVQNKGWGLFAAQFIPQGSFICEYAGELLNTEEARRRQQVYDKLARDSRFSSALLVVREYLPSRKACFRINIDSTRIGNIARFINHSCDGGNLSTVLVRSSGVPLPRVCFFSSRDILAGDELSFSYGDVRLKPEGLRCFCGSSSCYGILPSEDT, encoded by the exons ATGAGCACGAGTCCCCCAATTTCAAAGCGAAAAtacgaggaagaagaagaagaagcagaAGACTCCACAGTGACACCTAACTTCTTCGCCATTGCTGACCTCATTCTTCCATGGCTAACTCCACAAGAGCTTTCCTCCATATCCTGCACTTGCCGCACCTTATCCCTTCTCTCCAAACGAATCGCCACCCTTCGTTCCTCAGACGCTTCTAGATCCTTCGAACCTCTTCCTATTCCATTCATCAACCCCCTTCAATTCCATCCTCACCCCTATGCTTTCTTCCTCTACACTCCAACTTACCTTCTTCCTTCTTCTGATTTCCTCCGCCAATTTTGGGGTTCCGCTTCACTTTCTAACCCTAATCCCCAATTCAATTTCTCCAATTATTTCGCATTAGGTGGGCGTGGATGTTGTTGTACTGATAAATGCAATGAAGATTGCTCTTGTTCCGTGTTGAGAGGCAGTGAGGTGGTAACTGAATGTGGAATCGGTTGTAAATGCGAAGCAAGTTGTGGGAATCGAGTGAGTCAGAAAGGCGTTTCAGTTAGGTTAAAGATTGTGAGAGTTCAAAATAAAGGTTGGGGTTTGTTTGCTGCCCAGTTCATTCCTCAAGGAAGTTTCATATGCGAGTATGCAG GTGAACTACTAAACACCGAAGAGGCAAGGAGACGGCAACAAGTATATGATAAACTAGCTAGAGACAGTCGGTTTTCATCTGCACTTTTGGTGGTGCGGGAATATCTCCCATCAAGGAAAGCATGTTTCAGGATCAATATTGACTCCACCAGAATAGGTAACATTGCACGATTTATAAACCATTCTTGTGATGGAGGTAATCTATCAACGGTGTTAGTTAGAAGTTCAGGTGTCCCATTGCCTCGGGTTTGCTTTTTTTCTTCCAGAGACATACTAGCAGGTGACGAACTTAGCTTTAGCTATGGAGATGTTAGGCTTAAGCCGGAAGGGTTGCGTTGTTTTTGTGGCAGCTCTTCTTGTTATGGCATCTTACCCTCGGAAGACACTTGA
- the LOC130800035 gene encoding uncharacterized protein LOC130800035 isoform X2: MRVCLRTNKMVMAFSSRIYLFFFTLLLSAIYCSSFDSFTQSINLENSQLSIKPLPLRAYTPKDYKDALSCERVHFVPLSRLKLESYASSIRLTVAPSVVIPERLHNRIQICLHTNASVGMCQCEKDAWKSVYKGIWISMISPYEDKYVDVKFIGDVSGSVTISVDEEFQRWRLICLALGMVLLFVAPIISGWVPFYYSSTMVIGILLVVIIILFQGMKLLPTGRKNFFYLTIYGSLLGAGSFLLHQFSMLVNSILVNFGLSEEMHNPVSIFLLVGIVLAGAALGYWIVRRFVISEDGSVDVGIAQFVKWAMRIIASTFILQGTPDTLFSWGTVVLSWLMCSTISSLKWPDSGIWDFHRSNARKVDPQYNRAEFLRRTLKNSPQGKVLRSPNTDLSWYRSPVEGLTPSSAHRRINAQKHYYSTFHGKPKRKMTKKEWEDFTQESTRQAMEELTSTPEFRDWLIDNANRVQLRDDDSSDGTIGSGSDSTDETIVDDGPRRGLFSW; this comes from the exons ATGCGAGTATGTTTGCGGACTAACAAAATGGTTATGGCGTTTTCATCTCGAAtttacctctttttcttcaCGCTTTTGCTTTCAGCAATCTACTGCTCAAGCTTCGATTCTTTTACTCAGT CGATCAATTTGGAGAATTCACAACTCTCTATCAAACCTCTTCCATTGCGGGCTTATACACCCAAAGACTATAAAGATGCATTATCATGTGAGCGTGTTCATTTTGTACCTCTCTCAAGACTTAAACTTGAGAGCTACGCTAGCTCAATACGTCTTACAGTGGCACCTTCAGTAGTCATTCCTGAGAGATTACACAACAGAATCCAGATTTGCCTGCATAC GAATGCTTCAGTTGGGATGTGTCAGTGTGAAAAGGATGCTTGGAAATCCGTCTACAAGGGAATATGGATTTCTATGATCTCTCCGTACGAGGACAAATACGTTGATGTGAAGTTTATTGGTGATGTTTCGGGTTCAGTCACAATTTCAGTGGATGAAG AATTTCAACGCTGGCGTCTCATATGTCTTGCACTTGGAATGGTTCTATTATTTGTTGCACCGATTATAAGTGGTTGGGTACCTTTTTATTATAGCAGTACAATGGTGATTGGGATACTGCTTGTTGTGATTATCATTCTGTTTCAG GGAATGAAGCTATTACCAACTGGTCGCAAAAATTTCTTTTATCTCACCATATATGGGTCACTT TTGGGAGCAGGATCGTTTCTCTTGCATCAATTTTCAATGCTCGTAAATTCAATTCTAGTGAATTTTGGCTTGAGTGAAGAGATGCACAATCCG GTTTCTATTTTTCTACTGGTTGGCATTGTTCTTGCCGGAGCTGCATTGGGTTACTGGATTGTGCGAAGATTTGTCATATCTGAGGACGGAAGTGTCGATGTTGGAATTGCTCAATTTGTTAAATGGGCTATGCGAATAATTGCAAGTACATTTATTCTTCAG GGCACTCCTGATACTTTGTTCTCATGGGGAACCGTGGTACTGTCTTGGTTGATGTGCTCAACAATCTCTTCTTTGAAGTGGCCTGATTCTGG GATTTGGGATTTTCATCGGAGCAACGCTAGAAAAGTGGATCCTCAGTACAACCGCGCAGAGTTTCTTAGGAGAACTCTAAAAAATAGTCCTCAAGGGAAGGTGCTGAGATCTCCTAATACTGACCTCAGCTGGTACAGATCTCCTGTTGAAG GTTTGACGCCATCATCCGCTCATAGGAGAATAAATGCTCAAAAGCATTATTATTCAACTTTCCACGGGAAGCCTAAGAGAAAGATGACGAAGAAAGAGTGGGAAGACTTCACACAGGAATCAACTCGACAAGCAATGGAAGAATTGACATCTACCCCGGAATTCAGGGATTGGTTAATAGACAATGCAAACAGAGTACAACTTCGTGATGATGATAGCTCGGATGGAACAATTGGCAGTGGTTCAGATTCCACAGATGAGACTATTGTTGACGATGGCCCTCGTCGGGGTTTATTCAGTTGGTag
- the LOC130800033 gene encoding calcium-dependent protein kinase 13-like isoform X2, producing MGNCCRSPAAVAREDVKSKQSDNTKRKDKNHYNSSDKKSSSSSSITVLPDVPKQSIDENYLVDRELGRGEFGVTYLCIDKVTRELLACKSISKRKLRTAVDIDDVRREVAIMKHLPKSSSIVSLKEACEDDNAVHLVMELCEGGELFDRIVARGHYTERAAAAVTRTIVEVVQLCHKHGVIHRDLKPENFLFANKKENSPLKAIDFGLSIFFRPGERFSEIVGSPYYMAPEVLKRNYGPEIDIWSAGVILYILLCGVPPFWAESEQGVAQAILRGVIDFKRDPWPNISDSAKSLVRQMLEPDPKKRLTAKQVLEHSWLQNAKKAPNVPLGDVVKSRLKQFAMMNRFKRKALRVIAEFLSAEEVEDIKEMFKKIDTDDDGIVTVEELKAGLLKHGSLLGESDVQMLIESVSTNSLKLSPDPHPTPFPSVPPPPLSVNHPNSLLWHCRSSLSPIQG from the exons ATGGGAAATTGTTGCAGATCTCCAGCTGCTGTTGCAAGGGAAGATGTTAAATCCAAACAATCAGACAACACCAAGAGAAAAGATAAAAATCATTATAATTCTTCTGATAAGAagtcatcatcttcttcatcgaTCACCGTTTTACCTGACGTTCCTAAACAATCAATTGATGAAAATTATTTAGTTGATAGAGAATTAGGACGAGGAGAATTCGGCGTTACTTACTTGTGTATCGATAAAGTCACTCGAGAATTGCTTGCCTGTAAGTCTATTTCGAAGCGAAAACTTCGTACTGCTGTTGATATTGATGATGTTAGAAGAGAAGTTGCTATTATGAAACACTTGCCAAAGAGTTCCAGTATTGTGAGTTTGAAGGAAGCTTGTGAGGATGATAATGCAGTGCATTTGGTAATGGAGCTTTGTGAAGGTGGGGAACTTTTTGATCGGATCGTTGCGAGAGGACATTACACCGAAAGAGCTGCTGCTGCTGTTACTAGAACTATAGTTGAAGTGGTGCAACTTTGTCATAAGCATGGTGTTATTCATCGAGACTTGAAACCTGAGAATTTTTTGTTCGCTAATAAAAAGGAGAATTCTCCTCTTAAAGCTATTGATTTTGGTCTCTCAATTTTCTTTCGGCCAG GTGAGCGGTTCTCTGAAATTGTTGGGAGTCCGTATTATATGGCTCCCGAAGTGCTGAAGCGAAATTATGGTCCAGAAATTGATATATGGAGTGCAGGGgttattctgtatatattattgtgtggagtTCCTCCATTTTGGGCAG AGTCTGAACAAGGGGTGGCACAAGCGATTTTACGTGGTGTAATAGATTTCAAAAGGGATCCATGGCCTAATATTTCAGATAGTGCTAAGAGTTTGGTTAGACAAATGCTGGAACCTGACCCAAAGAAAAGACTAACAGCAAAACAAGTACTTG AACATTCATGGCTACAAAATGCCAAAAAGGCTCCAAATGTTCCTCTTGGAGATGTTGTGAAATCGAGGCTCAAGCAGTTTGCCATGATGAATAGATTCAAGAGGAAAGCTCTGAGG GTTATTGCTGAATTCTTGTCCGCGGAAGAAGTTGAGGATATCAAGGAAATGTTTAAAAAGATAGACACAGATGATGATGGGATCGTCACTGTTGAGGAACTAAAAGCTGGACTTCTAAAGCATGGTTCCCTGCTTGGAGAATCTGATGTACAGATGCTTATTGAATCTGTAAGCACCAATTCACTCAAACTCTCTCCAGACCCCCATCCAACTCCATTCCCTTCTGTCCCCCCACCCCCCCTCTCCGTAAACCATCCCAACTCCCTCCTTTGGCATTGCCGATCCAGTCTCTCTCCTATACAAG
- the LOC130799224 gene encoding uncharacterized protein LOC130799224, with protein MSSSGASGSDSCNVSGDATNEEGDFGSYPLWKYVVKGDKMSGGGGNYTWQCNFCKQIKSGSYTRVKANLVGVAKGGISQCPNVTNEDRMQMRNLERQVEQYKESRQPKRPPLPSQSLSSETSLSPTSYAKKRKSDNPITKAFDIQARNNLDAEIPRMFFTGGLPFNLCRNPYYVSSYNYAATNNILGYKPPGYIKMRTTLLDREKENVEKLLEPTKATWREKGVVDCSGEVKDKDIIASLLNDAIEEVGDDKFVIQILTDNASNCKAAGELIEGRYPHIFWTPCIVHTLNLALKNISNAKNISNNEEVYDECHWITEVHGDALFVKNYIMNHSMRLAIFNKFSPLKHLSVGDTRFASVVVMLKRMKLLKTTLQSMVVSEAWSTYRDDHRGQATLVREKILNDDWWDNVEYILDFTRPIYDMIRACDTDKASLHLVYENWDSMISKVKEIIYNHEHKQRHEYSSFFSVVETILLSRWKKSNTSLHCLAHSLNPRYYSDTWLKEVPGRVAPHVDNEISTQRFNCFRRLFQDLEDRRKVNMEYAIFLARDDGVFTEPECLNDMYLMAPKHWWATYGSQVPMLQALAFKLLGQPSSSSCCERNWSTYKFIHSCTRNKLAPKRAQDLVYIHNNLCLLSRRGEAYNKGMLKEMTLKSRRFYLSWHGGSFS; from the exons ATGTCTAGTAGTGGGGCTAGTGGCTCTGATTCATGCAATGTTAGtggtgatgctacaaatgaagaGGGTGATTTCGGTTCTTATCCTTTGTGGAAATATGTTGTTAAAGGGGACAAAATGAGTGGGGGTGGGGGTAATTATACTTGGCAATGCAACTTTTGCAAACAAATAAAGAGTGGTTCATATACTAGAGTTAAAGCAAATTTGGTGGGTGTTGCAAAAGGTGGAATTAGTCAATGTCCTAATGTAACAAATGAGGATAGAATGCAAATGAGAAACTTAGAAAGACAAGTTGAGCAATATAAAGAATCTAGACAACCAAAAAGACCACCACTTCCTAGTCAATCGTTGTCTTCTGAAACTTCTCTTTCACCGACTTCATATGCCAAGAAAAGAAAATCTGACAATCCAATCACCAAAGCTTTTGATATACAAGCTCGAAACAACTTGGATGCTGAGATACCAAGGATGTTTTTTACTGGAGGATTGCCTTTCAACCTTTGTCGAAACCCTTACTATGTTAGTTCATACAACTATGCTGCCACAAATAATATTCTTGGTTACAAGCCTCCTGGTTACATTAAAATGAGAACCACTTTGTTAGATagagagaaagaaaatgttGAAAAGCTTTTAGAACCAACAAAGGCTActtggagggaaaaaggg GTCGTTGATTGCTCAGGAGAGGTAAAGGATAAAGACATTATTGCTAGTTTGTTGAATGATGCCATTGAAGAAGTTGGAGATGACAAATTTGTTATACAAATTCTCACTGATAATGCAAGCAATTGCAAGGCCGCTGGAGAACTTATAGAGGGTAGATATCCACATATATTTTGGACACCATGCATTGTTCACACTCTTAACCTTGCTCTTAAAAACATTTCTAAtgctaaaaatatttcaaacaatGAGGAGGTTTATGATGAGTGTCATTGGATAACCGAAGTTCATGGAGATGCTTTATTTGTCAAAAACTACATAATGAACCATTCAATGAGGTTAGCTATATTTAATAAGTTTTCTCCATTAAAGCATCTTTCTGTTGGTGATACTCGCTTCGCTTCAGTAGTTGTCATGCTAAAGAGGATGAAACTTCTTAAAACTACTCTTCAATCCATGGTTGTTAGTGAGGCTTGGTCTACATATCGTGATGATCATCGTGGACAAGCTACACTTGTGAGGGAAAAGATTCTAAATGACGATTGGTGGGACAACGTTGAATACATCCTTGATTTTACTCGTCCCATTTATGACATGATAAGAGCATGTGACACCGACAAAGCATCACTTCATCTAGTATATGAAAATTGGGATTCAATGATTTCAAAGGTGAAGGAGATCATATATAACCATGAGCATAAGCAAAGGCATGAGTATTCTTCTTTCTTTAGTGTGGTCGAAACAATACTTCTTAGCCGTTGGAAGAAAAGCAACACTTCACTTCATTGTTTGGCACATTCTTTGAATCCAag GTATTATAGTGACACGTGGCTTAAAGAGGTCCCCGGTAGAGTTGCTCCACATGTTGACAATGAAATTTCCACACAAAGATTCAATTGCTTTAGAAGATTGTTTCAAGACTTGGAAGATAGAAGAAAGGTTAATATGGAGTATGCTATTTTCTTGGCAAGAGATGATGGTGTATTTACCGAACCGGAATGCTTGAATGATATGTACTTGATGGCTCCAAAGCATTGGTGGGCAACATATGGCTCACAAGTTCCGATGCTTCAAGCATTAGCATTCAAGTTGTTAGGACAACCATCATCTTCCTCTTGTTGTGAGAGGAATTGGAGCACATataaattcattcattcatgtaCTAGAAACAAACTTGCACCAAAACGTGCTCAAGATTTGGTgtacattcataacaatctttgTTTGCTTTCAAGGAGAGGTGAGGCTTATAACAAGGGGATGTTGAAGGAGATGACTTTGAAATCTAGAAGATTCTATTTGTCTTGGCATGGCGGATCTTTCTCTTGA
- the LOC130800035 gene encoding uncharacterized protein LOC130800035 isoform X1, producing MRVCLRTNKMVMAFSSRIYLFFFTLLLSAIYCSSFDSFTQSINLENSQLSIKPLPLRAYTPKDYKDALSCERVHFVPLSRLKLESYASSIRLTVAPSVVIPERLHNRIQICLHTNASVGMCQCEKDAWKSVYKGIWISMISPYEDKYVDVKFIGDVSGSVTISVDEEFQRWRLICLALGMVLLFVAPIISGWVPFYYSSTMVIGILLVVIIILFQGMKLLPTGRKNFFYLTIYGSLLGAGSFLLHQFSMLVNSILVNFGLSEEMHNPVSIFLLVGIVLAGAALGYWIVRRFVISEDGSVDVGIAQFVKWAMRIIASTFILQGTPDTLFSWGTVVLSWLMCSTISSLKWPDSGIWDFHRSNARKVDPQYNRAEFLRRTLKNSPQGKVLRSPNTDLSWYRSPVEAGSGLTPSSAHRRINAQKHYYSTFHGKPKRKMTKKEWEDFTQESTRQAMEELTSTPEFRDWLIDNANRVQLRDDDSSDGTIGSGSDSTDETIVDDGPRRGLFSW from the exons ATGCGAGTATGTTTGCGGACTAACAAAATGGTTATGGCGTTTTCATCTCGAAtttacctctttttcttcaCGCTTTTGCTTTCAGCAATCTACTGCTCAAGCTTCGATTCTTTTACTCAGT CGATCAATTTGGAGAATTCACAACTCTCTATCAAACCTCTTCCATTGCGGGCTTATACACCCAAAGACTATAAAGATGCATTATCATGTGAGCGTGTTCATTTTGTACCTCTCTCAAGACTTAAACTTGAGAGCTACGCTAGCTCAATACGTCTTACAGTGGCACCTTCAGTAGTCATTCCTGAGAGATTACACAACAGAATCCAGATTTGCCTGCATAC GAATGCTTCAGTTGGGATGTGTCAGTGTGAAAAGGATGCTTGGAAATCCGTCTACAAGGGAATATGGATTTCTATGATCTCTCCGTACGAGGACAAATACGTTGATGTGAAGTTTATTGGTGATGTTTCGGGTTCAGTCACAATTTCAGTGGATGAAG AATTTCAACGCTGGCGTCTCATATGTCTTGCACTTGGAATGGTTCTATTATTTGTTGCACCGATTATAAGTGGTTGGGTACCTTTTTATTATAGCAGTACAATGGTGATTGGGATACTGCTTGTTGTGATTATCATTCTGTTTCAG GGAATGAAGCTATTACCAACTGGTCGCAAAAATTTCTTTTATCTCACCATATATGGGTCACTT TTGGGAGCAGGATCGTTTCTCTTGCATCAATTTTCAATGCTCGTAAATTCAATTCTAGTGAATTTTGGCTTGAGTGAAGAGATGCACAATCCG GTTTCTATTTTTCTACTGGTTGGCATTGTTCTTGCCGGAGCTGCATTGGGTTACTGGATTGTGCGAAGATTTGTCATATCTGAGGACGGAAGTGTCGATGTTGGAATTGCTCAATTTGTTAAATGGGCTATGCGAATAATTGCAAGTACATTTATTCTTCAG GGCACTCCTGATACTTTGTTCTCATGGGGAACCGTGGTACTGTCTTGGTTGATGTGCTCAACAATCTCTTCTTTGAAGTGGCCTGATTCTGG GATTTGGGATTTTCATCGGAGCAACGCTAGAAAAGTGGATCCTCAGTACAACCGCGCAGAGTTTCTTAGGAGAACTCTAAAAAATAGTCCTCAAGGGAAGGTGCTGAGATCTCCTAATACTGACCTCAGCTGGTACAGATCTCCTGTTGAAG CTGGCTCAGGTTTGACGCCATCATCCGCTCATAGGAGAATAAATGCTCAAAAGCATTATTATTCAACTTTCCACGGGAAGCCTAAGAGAAAGATGACGAAGAAAGAGTGGGAAGACTTCACACAGGAATCAACTCGACAAGCAATGGAAGAATTGACATCTACCCCGGAATTCAGGGATTGGTTAATAGACAATGCAAACAGAGTACAACTTCGTGATGATGATAGCTCGGATGGAACAATTGGCAGTGGTTCAGATTCCACAGATGAGACTATTGTTGACGATGGCCCTCGTCGGGGTTTATTCAGTTGGTag
- the LOC130800039 gene encoding cyclin-B1-2-like, with translation MEEGMKAIPHQIGGNNNDALRFGFHGVKSDILEPHPLQSAYNSAIKTQEQMNRKILANTYGSAFPLKMDLDRQILSRFQRPPGPIPSSMLGLEAHSGILDDIGFEDYLNDPRESETVRVPDMHHGMEVRLGLSKGPVCPSFN, from the exons ATGGAGGAAGGAATGAAGGCTATTCCTCACCAAATCGGTGGGAATAACAACGATGCTCTTCGCTTTGGTTTCCATGGCGTCAAATCCGACATTCTCGAACCTCATCCTCTTCAATCTGCTTATAATTCT GCCATTAAAACTCAGGAACAGATGAACAGGAAGATTCTTGCTAATACTTATGGCTCTGCTTTTCCTCTCAAGATGGACCTCGATCGCCAAATTCTCTCTAG GTTTCAGAGGCCTCCTGGACCAATACCATCCTCAATGCTAGGTTTGGAAGCGCATTCAGGAATTTTAGACGACATTGGCTTTGAAGATTACTTGAATG ATCCTCGTGAATCAGAAACTGTCCGAGTTCCAGATATGCACCATGGCATGGAAGTTCGTCTAGGCCTATCCAAAGGACCAGTCTGCCCATCTTTTAACTGA